The proteins below come from a single Halobacillus salinarum genomic window:
- a CDS encoding sporulation YhaL family protein, producing MMFGIPIWVFFCIIFIFISGYMAFRAFRAEHKMEQHYIEREGQVYLKRMEEEKEKREKQRATLNS from the coding sequence ATGATGTTCGGTATTCCAATTTGGGTATTCTTTTGTATCATCTTCATTTTTATTAGCGGGTATATGGCCTTTCGAGCATTTAGAGCTGAGCATAAAATGGAACAGCATTACATTGAAAGAGAAGGACAAGTGTATTTGAAAAGAATGGAAGAGGAAAAGGAAAAACGTGAAAAGCAGCGAGCCACATTAAACTCATAA
- a CDS encoding MDR family MFS transporter, whose protein sequence is MKWKEWNRNLKIRLYGEGIMNLLFWSFFPFMTIYFEKSFGKDSAGGLLFLSQFFSVVASLFGGFCADRFGRKKMMVYAALGESLSFGLFAIVNSPWLSSPMLTFAAFSLLGVFGALYWPASHAMVADVVEEKHRSNVFAVFYTALNIAVVVGPIIGSYIFYTYRFEMLVTGMFLTLMLSWVLSSQLNETLTRREKEFKKGSWKQMIWKEISDYHLIVKDRNFMLFIIAGVLVAQTFMQLDILIAVYTSEVIHEQTVLSIGEWSWKVSGEKAFGIILAENGLLVALFTVSITKWMNRFREKKVFILSCCAYTVSIVLYGWSENLWLFIVAMGGFTLAELMVAGIQESFISKLAPADMRGRYFSAASLRFTLGRLLAPLSLIISNYTSYQLTFLILGFLALVSAFVYGRMTVEEGQIKEAEVEEYS, encoded by the coding sequence ATGAAATGGAAAGAATGGAACCGAAATTTAAAGATACGATTATACGGAGAGGGGATAATGAACCTGTTATTCTGGTCGTTTTTCCCTTTTATGACCATTTACTTTGAGAAATCCTTCGGTAAAGATTCTGCAGGCGGCTTGTTATTCCTCTCGCAGTTTTTTTCAGTAGTAGCCAGTTTGTTTGGCGGGTTTTGTGCCGATCGTTTCGGAAGAAAAAAAATGATGGTCTATGCTGCCTTAGGGGAAAGCTTATCCTTTGGTCTGTTTGCTATTGTTAATTCTCCTTGGCTCAGCTCCCCAATGTTAACGTTTGCTGCCTTTAGTCTGCTGGGAGTGTTCGGGGCGTTGTATTGGCCGGCTTCTCATGCGATGGTAGCGGATGTAGTAGAGGAAAAACACCGCTCTAATGTATTCGCTGTGTTTTATACAGCTTTAAACATCGCGGTTGTTGTTGGGCCGATCATAGGGAGTTATATTTTTTATACCTATCGATTTGAAATGCTTGTAACGGGGATGTTTTTGACTCTCATGCTTTCCTGGGTTCTTTCTTCCCAATTAAATGAAACTTTAACAAGGAGGGAAAAAGAATTCAAAAAAGGAAGCTGGAAACAAATGATTTGGAAAGAGATCAGTGATTATCATCTGATCGTTAAAGACCGCAATTTTATGTTGTTTATCATTGCGGGGGTTCTGGTCGCCCAGACATTTATGCAGCTCGATATATTGATCGCCGTCTATACGAGTGAAGTGATACATGAACAAACCGTACTAAGTATAGGAGAATGGAGCTGGAAGGTTTCTGGAGAGAAAGCTTTTGGAATCATTCTAGCAGAAAATGGGCTGCTTGTTGCCCTGTTTACGGTCAGTATTACGAAGTGGATGAATCGTTTTAGGGAAAAGAAAGTTTTTATTCTTTCCTGCTGTGCTTATACGGTATCCATTGTGTTGTATGGGTGGTCGGAAAATCTTTGGTTATTCATAGTGGCAATGGGCGGTTTTACTTTAGCGGAATTAATGGTAGCAGGGATACAGGAAAGTTTTATTTCAAAACTAGCTCCTGCCGATATGCGCGGGCGCTACTTTTCTGCCGCTTCTCTACGCTTTACGTTAGGAAGACTGCTTGCTCCGTTAAGTCTCATCATTTCTAATTATACGAGCTATCAATTAACCTTCCTGATTCTCGGGTTCTTAGCACTTGTAAGTGCTTTCGTTTATGGAAGAATGACGGTTGAAGAGGGGCAAATAAAAGAAGCTGAAGTGGAAGAATATTCATAA
- a CDS encoding GbsR/MarR family transcriptional regulator, which translates to MGLKDHRTLEEINTQVVHQFSKTLEMFGLTPSEARLFVTLYIHREPMTLDEMSEAMEKSKTSMSTGIRSLLDQGLVERVWKKGFRKDYFKAEDNLYKSFMTAYIQKWLDATNQQQTALDLLEKQLEKEDQSTRKTSEKADKLFEKIEHMKHFHQLIFKAFEDLEPNK; encoded by the coding sequence ATGGGATTGAAAGATCACCGAACGTTAGAAGAAATAAATACCCAGGTCGTTCATCAATTTTCAAAAACGTTGGAAATGTTTGGACTCACCCCTTCCGAAGCCCGTCTTTTTGTGACCCTTTACATCCATCGCGAGCCTATGACGCTGGATGAAATGAGTGAAGCCATGGAAAAAAGCAAAACCTCAATGAGTACGGGAATCAGAAGCTTATTAGATCAAGGACTGGTGGAAAGAGTTTGGAAGAAAGGATTCCGCAAAGATTATTTCAAAGCAGAGGATAATTTATATAAATCGTTTATGACTGCTTATATCCAAAAGTGGCTGGATGCCACAAATCAGCAGCAAACAGCTTTAGACCTTCTTGAAAAACAATTGGAGAAAGAAGATCAAAGCACACGAAAAACCTCGGAGAAAGCTGACAAACTATTTGAAAAGATTGAGCACATGAAGCATTTCCACCAATTAATTTTTAAAGCTTTTGAAGACCTGGAACCAAACAAATAA
- a CDS encoding ABC transporter permease, translated as MGLMPRIPVAEWISNATDWTTDTFEFLFDFIKQDFGDFIDTFAEDWMMNIPIWLFIIIVGVTAFFITGKKFGLLAFSVIGLWFIANQGLWEELMYTFTLVVFSSLISVIIGVPFGIWMAKSKAVQNIVTPILDFMQTMPAFVYLIPAVAFFSIGMVPGVFASVIFATPPTVRFTNLGIRQVSHELIEASDSFGTTGTQKLFKVQLPMAKKTIMAGINQTVMLALSMVVIASMIGAKGLGQTVITGLQRAEVGTGFVAGLGIVILAIIIDRFTQNLNSQRGDNA; from the coding sequence ATGGGATTGATGCCTAGAATTCCAGTAGCGGAGTGGATATCTAACGCTACTGATTGGACTACAGATACTTTTGAGTTTTTATTTGATTTTATCAAGCAGGATTTTGGGGATTTTATTGATACTTTCGCGGAAGACTGGATGATGAACATTCCTATTTGGCTGTTTATCATCATTGTTGGAGTAACTGCCTTCTTTATTACAGGCAAAAAATTTGGCTTGCTCGCTTTTTCAGTCATTGGATTGTGGTTTATTGCCAATCAGGGTCTTTGGGAAGAATTAATGTACACGTTTACGCTTGTCGTTTTTTCCAGTTTAATTTCAGTTATTATCGGGGTTCCATTTGGAATATGGATGGCCAAGAGTAAAGCTGTTCAGAATATCGTTACCCCTATTCTTGATTTTATGCAGACGATGCCTGCGTTTGTCTATTTAATCCCGGCAGTAGCCTTCTTTAGTATTGGAATGGTTCCAGGAGTATTTGCATCCGTAATTTTTGCGACTCCTCCAACGGTCAGGTTCACGAATTTAGGGATTCGTCAAGTTTCTCATGAATTAATCGAAGCTTCCGATTCCTTTGGTACCACTGGTACACAAAAGCTCTTTAAAGTTCAGCTTCCGATGGCTAAAAAGACGATTATGGCAGGAATTAACCAAACCGTAATGCTGGCATTATCTATGGTCGTTATTGCCTCTATGATCGGAGCTAAAGGATTAGGTCAGACAGTAATTACAGGTCTTCAGCGTGCTGAAGTTGGAACAGGCTTTGTTGCGGGACTTGGAATAGTAATCCTGGCAATCATCATCGACCGTTTCACTCAAAACTTAAATTCTCAGCGAGGAGACAATGCATAA
- a CDS encoding ATP-binding protein — protein MLDIGLTGSQQIYETETWLAKERDEFFKPKGRNPQINRQLQKVKEAEKQWKQAEAEQAGYQTLLEKQENVKAQIESVTKEVNDLTFARHRTSQLLKVLPIIYEYYELRRQRNDTEIPSFPEQGKERYAQLKQLLLPLESEEQLLKKQIKEKTTAIAQVKEKLQTYTHLAEAKQISNDLSSYEEAVEKVEQLTLSNGKLQEEMREKLQGIEHGLTLNELKDYHFPFYLEETWREIKHSEAAIGLEEERLTEEEKDQKNHQQELQTRLNEIETNLLDQQQISEYNAALQNAYEVQRSSAADADLARWKQLISTRRQYVYLWWTAAVLFLIGGSSASVVYGSLLFFIIGVSLSFICMYAGIVMRRSVYELNNWVEERKPSSVNSGGKESLAAMKEKLKEHERLEPEWLFLQDRWNEERQKGMRLKERREQLLQRKRKQLARIHEQEERYPFLVGMDINYWEKLYHILVKLKAEEKDCEEISKEINALQNFINKIEEDALTFQSLNKWERNGQSVFQLLTDISEWVQSCERLEEQFHTLVQEELQDKEALKKVKEKSIPLVKKRQELFARAMADNEEAFYQQSRLYEQERSNAERENDLKGRLDQLLTMEEQREIDWENLPKESTLKFQVEEREDKLNQLEQKRMELHESLAEVKHSLSYLENSDKHSEYRHAFQVEKNYLNQLSKQWAVYETALNMLVKSKKVYQNKYLPQVITIASSYFQTLTSGKYMNIHLNKNEKHLVAEDTNGRFFIVSELSRGTNDQLYISLRLAVGEVLADTTGLPFIMDDAFVHFDETRLTNMLQVLNRFQEKHQVILFSFREDLSNYVRGSALQTLK, from the coding sequence TTGCTTGATATCGGTTTGACAGGATCACAGCAGATTTACGAAACGGAGACATGGCTTGCAAAAGAGCGTGATGAGTTTTTTAAGCCGAAAGGACGAAATCCTCAAATCAATCGACAGCTTCAAAAAGTAAAAGAAGCTGAAAAACAATGGAAGCAGGCGGAGGCAGAACAAGCCGGCTATCAAACCCTCTTGGAAAAGCAGGAAAATGTAAAAGCGCAGATTGAATCTGTTACTAAAGAAGTGAATGATCTGACTTTTGCCCGTCACCGTACTTCTCAACTATTGAAGGTCCTGCCAATTATATATGAATACTATGAGTTACGTAGACAGAGAAATGATACCGAAATACCTTCCTTTCCTGAACAAGGAAAAGAAAGATACGCACAGTTAAAGCAGCTGCTCCTTCCCTTAGAAAGTGAAGAGCAGCTGCTTAAGAAACAAATCAAGGAAAAGACCACTGCCATAGCCCAGGTCAAAGAAAAACTTCAAACCTATACTCATTTGGCTGAAGCGAAACAAATAAGCAATGATCTTTCTTCCTATGAGGAGGCAGTTGAGAAAGTTGAGCAACTGACCCTGTCGAATGGGAAATTGCAGGAAGAGATGCGTGAGAAATTACAAGGGATTGAACATGGTTTAACTCTGAATGAGCTGAAAGACTATCATTTTCCTTTTTATTTAGAGGAGACGTGGAGAGAAATTAAACATTCAGAAGCGGCCATTGGACTGGAAGAGGAAAGGTTGACAGAGGAGGAAAAAGATCAAAAGAACCATCAGCAGGAACTGCAAACCAGGTTAAATGAAATTGAAACAAACCTGCTTGATCAACAACAAATCTCAGAATATAACGCAGCTTTACAGAACGCTTATGAGGTTCAGAGGAGCAGCGCAGCTGACGCTGATTTGGCACGCTGGAAACAACTGATCAGTACACGGAGGCAATACGTATATTTATGGTGGACTGCAGCTGTACTCTTTTTAATAGGTGGAAGCTCAGCTAGTGTGGTTTATGGCAGCCTGCTATTTTTTATTATCGGTGTATCCTTATCTTTTATTTGCATGTATGCAGGGATTGTGATGAGGCGTTCTGTTTATGAGCTGAATAATTGGGTGGAAGAAAGAAAACCATCCTCCGTCAATTCGGGCGGGAAAGAATCATTGGCTGCCATGAAGGAAAAGTTAAAGGAGCATGAAAGACTGGAACCTGAATGGCTTTTTTTGCAGGACCGCTGGAATGAAGAACGTCAAAAGGGAATGCGCTTAAAAGAACGAAGAGAGCAGCTTCTGCAAAGGAAAAGAAAGCAGCTTGCTCGAATACATGAACAGGAGGAACGCTATCCTTTTCTAGTCGGAATGGATATTAATTATTGGGAAAAGCTTTATCACATCTTAGTAAAGTTAAAGGCAGAAGAGAAGGACTGTGAAGAAATTTCCAAAGAGATCAATGCGCTGCAAAATTTTATTAATAAAATTGAAGAGGACGCGTTAACGTTTCAATCCCTTAACAAGTGGGAAAGAAATGGCCAAAGCGTTTTCCAGTTGTTAACAGATATTTCAGAATGGGTTCAGTCCTGCGAAAGGCTTGAAGAGCAATTCCACACACTTGTTCAGGAAGAATTGCAGGATAAGGAAGCTTTGAAAAAGGTAAAAGAAAAAAGTATTCCTTTAGTAAAGAAACGTCAGGAATTATTTGCCCGGGCTATGGCAGACAATGAAGAAGCGTTTTATCAACAATCCCGTCTTTATGAGCAGGAGAGGTCGAATGCAGAAAGAGAAAACGATTTAAAAGGCCGCCTTGATCAATTGTTAACCATGGAGGAGCAGCGGGAGATTGACTGGGAGAACCTCCCTAAAGAATCCACTCTCAAGTTTCAGGTGGAAGAGCGGGAAGATAAGTTAAACCAATTGGAACAGAAAAGAATGGAATTACATGAGTCTCTTGCTGAAGTTAAACATTCCTTATCTTATTTGGAAAACTCTGATAAGCATTCAGAGTATAGACACGCCTTTCAAGTAGAAAAAAACTATTTAAATCAATTATCTAAGCAATGGGCAGTTTATGAAACGGCATTAAACATGTTAGTTAAATCTAAAAAAGTATACCAAAATAAATATCTGCCCCAGGTCATTACCATTGCTTCCTCTTATTTTCAAACGCTGACCTCAGGGAAATACATGAATATTCATCTAAATAAGAACGAGAAGCATTTAGTGGCAGAAGATACTAACGGCCGTTTTTTTATCGTATCTGAGCTGTCGAGAGGAACAAATGATCAGCTTTATATATCACTTAGACTGGCTGTTGGCGAAGTTTTAGCTGACACCACAGGACTTCCTTTTATTATGGACGATGCATTTGTTCATTTTGATGAAACGAGATTAACGAACATGCTTCAGGTGCTTAACCGCTTTCAGGAAAAACACCAGGTCATTTTATTTTCTTTTAGAGAGGACCTTTCTAACTATGTCCGTGGATCGGCTCTGCAAACGTTGAAATAA
- a CDS encoding ATP-binding protein, translating to MRVKEATVYGFGKWRDFSISFDPQFNVISGRNEAGKSTLQQFFLFILFGLPPKKREFYQPKTGGPMGGRLIVSAVVDERVIIERVHDKRNGEALCILSNGEERGEEFLSRLLSGLTRSAFESIYTFNSEDLLKLRSMTGEQLGMYCLISV from the coding sequence ATGAGAGTTAAGGAAGCAACGGTATATGGTTTTGGAAAATGGCGTGATTTTTCCATTTCATTCGATCCCCAGTTCAACGTCATTTCGGGCAGGAATGAAGCTGGTAAATCTACACTCCAACAATTTTTCTTATTTATTCTATTTGGTCTTCCTCCTAAAAAGAGAGAGTTCTATCAGCCAAAAACGGGAGGACCGATGGGAGGCAGGCTCATCGTCTCAGCTGTTGTAGATGAACGAGTGATTATTGAACGAGTTCACGATAAGCGAAATGGAGAAGCGCTTTGCATACTCTCCAATGGTGAAGAACGGGGAGAGGAATTTTTAAGCAGACTCCTGAGTGGTTTGACACGAAGTGCATTTGAATCGATCTATACATTTAATTCTGAGGATTTACTCAAGCTGCGCAGCATGACTGGAGAGCAATTGGGGATGTATTGCTTGATATCGGTTTGA
- a CDS encoding DUF1878 family protein, with translation MERKISCETCQFHVQLLLKTGELKGYSFTKMIIEQNLDRQEYEDTLLLLDELNAIYEEDKELGLVDHSGLLLHFAGMLNYKLSVTPALIALYEERIYPELAAKLLQLSRP, from the coding sequence GTGGAGAGAAAAATATCTTGTGAAACATGTCAGTTTCACGTTCAATTATTATTGAAAACAGGAGAATTGAAAGGGTATTCGTTTACAAAGATGATTATTGAACAAAATCTAGACAGACAGGAATATGAGGATACGCTCCTTTTATTGGACGAGCTTAATGCTATCTATGAAGAAGACAAGGAACTCGGCCTTGTAGACCATAGCGGCCTCCTTCTTCATTTTGCGGGGATGTTAAATTATAAGCTGTCTGTTACCCCTGCACTTATTGCCTTGTATGAGGAAAGGATTTATCCTGAATTAGCGGCAAAGCTTCTCCAGCTTTCGAGACCATAA
- a CDS encoding GbsR/MarR family transcriptional regulator → MEGYPLPKELNPDWTRYEDTIEQFIQVIAKNMNLYGVTPSIGRLYGVLYFSDEPMTLDDMREALEMSKTSMSTGVRALSEMKMVEPSFKKGVRKDLYKSEEDWYKSFTSLFGSKWRHHTETNIEEADEAIQELVQIQERTSDQTLKDRIDQDVERLRYAQNYYRWLMKFIHVVESGEIFRYVPKIDQNEEEK, encoded by the coding sequence ATGGAGGGTTATCCATTGCCTAAAGAGCTCAATCCAGATTGGACTAGGTACGAAGATACAATTGAACAGTTTATTCAAGTTATAGCTAAGAATATGAATCTTTACGGAGTAACCCCTTCAATTGGGCGCCTTTACGGTGTGCTCTATTTTTCAGATGAGCCCATGACACTGGATGATATGCGGGAAGCGTTGGAAATGAGCAAGACAAGCATGTCGACAGGTGTACGTGCATTATCTGAAATGAAGATGGTTGAGCCTTCCTTCAAAAAAGGAGTGCGTAAAGATTTATATAAATCAGAAGAAGATTGGTATAAATCATTTACTTCATTATTTGGAAGCAAATGGAGGCACCATACCGAGACGAATATTGAGGAAGCCGATGAAGCTATTCAGGAACTTGTTCAAATTCAGGAAAGAACATCGGACCAGACTTTGAAGGATAGAATAGATCAGGATGTAGAGCGGCTTCGTTACGCTCAAAATTATTACCGCTGGCTGATGAAATTTATTCATGTCGTCGAATCTGGTGAAATTTTCAGGTATGTACCGAAAATTGATCAAAATGAAGAAGAGAAATGA
- a CDS encoding peptidylprolyl isomerase, producing MKKVLISAALAASVFSLSACSSSGDDSKVVVETKDGNVTKDEFYEELKDKYGEEILQKMVMMEVLSDKYDVSDKAVNKELESLKKQYGDQFQMVLQQSGFSSEDEFKKTIRLSLLQEKAAGEDVDISEKEMKDYYEKMKTEIQASHILVSDEKTAKEVEKKLKNGGDFTKLAKEYSTDTGSAKKGGQLGYFGPGKMAPEFENAAYKLDKGEVSEPVKTQFGYHIIKVTDKRKNEDVKPYDEAKSEIKRTLISQKVNQQQLQSKIDKLMKDADIKVKDDQFKDLFKEPESTSASTGSDSESDSGSSSDSDSGSDSSSDSDK from the coding sequence ATGAAGAAAGTGTTGATTAGTGCTGCACTGGCAGCAAGTGTATTTAGTTTATCCGCCTGTTCTTCCAGCGGCGATGATTCAAAAGTAGTGGTTGAAACGAAAGATGGAAATGTTACAAAAGATGAATTTTATGAAGAATTAAAAGACAAGTATGGCGAGGAAATCCTTCAGAAAATGGTCATGATGGAAGTCCTTTCTGATAAATATGATGTTTCCGATAAAGCGGTGAATAAAGAACTGGAATCCTTGAAAAAGCAATATGGGGATCAGTTCCAAATGGTTTTACAGCAGAGCGGTTTCTCAAGTGAAGATGAATTTAAAAAGACTATTCGCCTGAGCCTGCTTCAAGAAAAAGCAGCAGGGGAAGACGTGGACATAAGTGAAAAAGAAATGAAAGATTATTACGAAAAAATGAAAACTGAGATTCAAGCCAGCCATATCCTGGTATCCGATGAAAAAACAGCGAAAGAAGTAGAGAAAAAGCTTAAAAATGGAGGAGACTTTACTAAATTAGCTAAAGAATACTCCACAGATACCGGCTCTGCCAAAAAAGGCGGACAGTTAGGATATTTCGGACCTGGCAAGATGGCTCCAGAATTTGAAAATGCCGCCTATAAACTCGACAAAGGTGAGGTCAGCGAGCCTGTTAAAACTCAGTTTGGATACCATATTATTAAAGTTACGGACAAGCGTAAAAATGAAGATGTAAAACCTTATGATGAGGCAAAGTCAGAAATCAAGCGGACGTTGATCAGCCAAAAAGTTAACCAGCAGCAGCTGCAGTCTAAAATAGACAAATTAATGAAAGACGCTGATATTAAAGTAAAAGATGATCAGTTTAAGGATCTTTTTAAAGAACCTGAATCTACATCTGCTTCTACAGGAAGCGATTCTGAGTCTGATAGTGGTTCCAGTTCAGATTCGGACAGCGGTTCTGATTCTTCCAGCGACTCAGATAAATAA
- the yhaM gene encoding 3'-5' exoribonuclease YhaM, whose protein sequence is MKAGIGHYQVGEAFDHYLLIKNANKGVASNGRPFLSLMLKDRTGEIDAKLWEASAEDEELFHQGEIVKVSGEVGQFRGKPQLKIHSIRPAQSTDGIKAADFIEKAPLDKESMMDRITEAVFEMKNPNLQRITRHLVKKHQEELIHYPAAVRNHHNYISGLLHHIVSMLNLAKSVAELYPEVDKDLLYAGIILHDLGKTRELSNHTSPSYTVEGKLLGHISIMSEEIKAAAEELQIEGEEVTILQHMILSHHGRQEWGSPKPPLVREAELLHYIDMMDARMNMLNRALAKTNPGEFTEKMYSLEQRAFYKPAFSK, encoded by the coding sequence ATGAAAGCAGGAATTGGACATTATCAAGTAGGGGAAGCTTTCGATCACTATTTACTCATAAAAAATGCTAACAAAGGAGTTGCGAGTAACGGACGGCCGTTTTTATCGTTAATGCTGAAAGATAGAACAGGAGAAATTGACGCAAAATTGTGGGAAGCAAGTGCTGAAGATGAAGAATTGTTTCATCAAGGAGAGATCGTAAAAGTCTCAGGGGAAGTCGGCCAGTTCCGCGGTAAACCTCAATTGAAAATCCACAGCATTCGTCCCGCCCAATCCACGGATGGTATAAAAGCAGCGGATTTTATTGAGAAGGCTCCGCTTGATAAAGAAAGTATGATGGACCGGATCACGGAAGCTGTATTTGAAATGAAAAATCCGAATCTACAAAGAATTACACGGCATTTAGTTAAGAAGCATCAGGAGGAATTAATCCATTATCCTGCTGCAGTTCGCAATCACCATAACTATATTTCGGGACTTTTACATCACATCGTTTCTATGTTGAATTTAGCTAAAAGCGTAGCTGAATTGTATCCAGAAGTGGATAAAGATTTGCTGTATGCAGGCATTATTCTGCATGACTTGGGAAAGACTAGAGAACTTTCCAATCATACATCCCCATCCTATACCGTGGAAGGGAAACTGCTTGGTCATATATCCATAATGAGTGAAGAAATTAAAGCGGCTGCAGAAGAGCTTCAAATAGAGGGGGAAGAAGTAACGATTCTTCAGCACATGATATTGAGTCATCATGGCCGACAGGAATGGGGCAGTCCCAAACCTCCACTTGTTCGGGAAGCGGAACTTCTTCACTATATAGACATGATGGACGCAAGGATGAATATGTTAAATCGGGCACTTGCGAAAACAAATCCAGGAGAATTCACTGAAAAAATGTATTCATTGGAACAAAGGGCGTTTTATAAGCCTGCTTTTAGTAAATAA
- a CDS encoding YjcZ family sporulation protein translates to MSYGYGGGFALIVVLFILLIIVGAAWL, encoded by the coding sequence GTGAGTTACGGATACGGTGGCGGTTTTGCTTTGATCGTTGTTCTCTTTATTTTGCTCATCATTGTGGGAGCTGCATGGTTGTAA
- a CDS encoding DUF3267 domain-containing protein — MNCWKTININKEFGLNRVYLMSFLTGLLSFLLLYIPFSMIHGTHTMKDHGVLPILIILLFLPTMHRLMHILPLVLFYKRLKVRFRVRGQMVPTFTYQCKSKMSKHTSIVMAMAPTFLLTVPALFMSCVFPNHYAYFVLFAAVNIGFSFTDFLYLNQFIRAPRRCVIENANDGYDILIQQRKA; from the coding sequence ATGAACTGCTGGAAGACAATTAACATCAATAAAGAATTCGGTCTGAACCGTGTATATCTAATGTCTTTTCTAACTGGACTATTGTCCTTTCTCTTGCTATATATTCCATTTTCCATGATTCATGGAACGCATACGATGAAAGATCATGGAGTATTGCCAATATTAATCATCCTGCTTTTTTTGCCAACTATGCATCGGTTAATGCATATTTTACCATTAGTTCTCTTTTATAAACGGCTGAAGGTCAGGTTTAGAGTTAGAGGTCAAATGGTTCCGACTTTCACTTATCAATGCAAATCAAAGATGTCAAAACACACCTCGATTGTCATGGCGATGGCACCTACTTTTCTGCTGACCGTCCCAGCATTATTCATGAGCTGTGTATTTCCAAATCATTATGCTTATTTTGTGTTATTTGCAGCAGTGAACATCGGATTTTCCTTTACTGACTTCCTTTATTTGAACCAATTTATTAGAGCTCCTCGCCGCTGTGTCATTGAAAATGCCAATGACGGGTATGATATTCTGATCCAGCAGCGTAAAGCATAA
- a CDS encoding HTH-type transcriptional regulator Hpr, translating to MKDKISKQEAIFYSHKMAQLSKALWKAIEKDWQEWIKPFKLNINEHHILWIAYHLKGASISEISKYGVMHVSTAFNFSKKLEERGLLQFSKRENDKRNTYIELTVEGNELLEATLIEYNPDDNSVLRGSMPMTEMYGKLPEFLDLSALIKEIYGDEYMEILERSLENIEEQNVEEKPTDLETYKKKSKSS from the coding sequence ATGAAAGATAAAATTTCAAAGCAAGAAGCCATTTTTTATAGTCATAAGATGGCCCAGCTTTCTAAAGCCTTGTGGAAAGCAATTGAAAAGGACTGGCAGGAATGGATTAAACCTTTTAAGCTCAATATTAACGAGCACCATATTTTATGGATCGCTTATCATTTGAAAGGGGCAAGCATTTCGGAAATTTCCAAGTATGGAGTTATGCATGTATCTACAGCATTTAATTTCTCCAAAAAATTAGAAGAACGGGGCTTGCTTCAATTTTCTAAACGGGAAAATGATAAGCGTAACACTTATATCGAACTGACCGTGGAAGGGAACGAGCTGCTGGAAGCAACACTTATAGAATACAACCCAGATGACAATTCAGTGCTCCGAGGATCAATGCCTATGACTGAAATGTATGGAAAACTTCCTGAATTTTTGGATCTATCTGCTTTAATTAAAGAAATTTATGGAGACGAATATATGGAAATTCTGGAACGCTCTCTTGAAAATATTGAAGAACAGAACGTGGAAGAAAAGCCTACTGATCTCGAAACCTATAAGAAAAAATCAAAGTCTTCATAA